ATGACATATTTCAGGGTAAGACTAAGTTACTCTATATTGCCCCAGAAAGGCTACTTAGTCCTAAAGGTTTAGAGTTTCTAGATGCTGTCAAAGAAAAGGTGGGAATTTCTAGTTTAGCGATTGATGAAGCCCATTGTGTTTCGGAATGGGGACATGATTTCCGTCCAGAATACCGACAACTAGGCAGTTTACGCCGACGTTATCCAGATATACCTATTTTAGCATTAACTGCGACGGCAACTCAAAGAGTTAGAAAAGATATTATTCAACAACTATCTTTACGCAATCCTGAAGTTAATGTTTCCAGCTTTAATCGTCCTAATTTATACTATGAAGTTATTCCTAAGCAAAAACAATCTTATGCTCAATTATTACAGTTAATCAAACGACAAAAAGGTTCGGGAATTATTTATTGTTTGAGTCGGAAGAAGGTGGAAGAAGTTGCTTTTCGCTTGCAAAAAGATCGGATTTTAGCCTTACCTTACCATGCTGGAATGAGTGATGCTGAACGAACCGAAAATCAAACTCGTTTTTTTCAAAATGAAGTCCAAATAATTGTGGCTACTATTGCTTTTGGAATGGGAATTAATAAACCAGATGTCAGGTTTGTGATTCACTATAATTTACCCCGCAATATAGAAAGCTATTATCAAGAAGCAGGGAGGGCAGGTAGAGATGGAAATCCATCTCGTTGTACGGTATTATTTGGTTGGGGAGATTTGCGAATTGTTAACTACTTAATCGATCAAAAAGAGAATCCTCAAGAACAGAGAATGTCTCGTCAACAACTGCAAAAAGTAGTTGAGTATGCAGAAGCGAATGAATGTCGTCGCAAGATGCAATTAAGTTATTTTGGAGAACGTTTTATTGGGAATTGTGGTAGTTGTGATAATTGTTGTAATCCCAAACCGACAGAAGATTGGACAATAGAAGCCATGAAGTTTCTTTCTTGTGTGGCGCGCTGTGAAGAACGTTTTGGGATGAATCATATTATTGATGTGTTGCGAGGGGGTGTCGGTAAAAAAATTGAGCAATACGGACATCATCTTTTATCTACTTATGGAATTGGCAAAGATAAGACGGTAGATGAATGGAAAAACTTAGGGCGATCGCTCGTCTTTCAAGGTTTAGTTGATGAGACGGCTGATGGCTATAGTGTATTTAAATTAAATGCTCAAAGTTGGGAAGTCTTAAAAAGGCAAAAACAGGTATTTATTCCAGTTAATTCCGCACCTCAAACTTCCACTCGTAAATTTGAAGCTGACAGTTTGTTAGTGAAGTTGCGATCGGTATCTAAACAAATAACTAAGCAATTTAATGACTTTACTATTTCTGATTTGACACTCAAGTTGCTGGCGCAAAAACCACCTCAAACCTTAACTGAATTTCAAAAAATTTGCCGTCTCAATACCCAGGAAATCCCCGACTCTTATTCTCAGCTTTTTGCAGAAATTAAACAACATTTAGTTCAGCAAAATAGCTTTATTCCCGAAAGTTTACCAGACACGCCTAAGTATAGTCATTTATTGACGTTAGACCTACATCAACAAGGATTGAATCTCGAAGAAATAGCTCATCAAAGGAATTTGCGTCCTAGCACTATTGCGACTCATTTAGCTGAATTAATCGCTCAGAAAATGCCTGTCGATCTTAACCGTTTAGTCAAAGTAGAACATCAATTGTTAATCTCTTCAGCCATTAAAGAAGTAGGTTCTGATTCTCTCAAAACTATTTATGAGTATCTAAATGAAAAATGTAGTTATTCAGACATCAAGTTAACTTTGGCTTTATGGCGACAACAGCACATTAAATGAAGTCAGAAGTCAGAAGTAGAGGGAGTAACGAGTAACGAGTAACGACTGAAGTACATAGACCACAAAATGTAAATATACAAATAATTTTGCCTACCTACTTGAATCCGTTAGATTTAGTAATGCTGGGGATCTATCCAGCTAAGTTATAGTCAACCTTTACTTTTTTACCATACTCATCTTGGATGGTTACCTTAATATTTTGTGGTTCGCCTTTACCAGTTGAAATTTGACAACCTAAACTCTCTCCTGGGGTGAATATAATTAATGTTTCTCCACAATCTACCTCGACTTTTTTCCCTGTACTATTTTCTACTTCTTGGCTAATAGTTTCGCCTAGTTTTGTGGGAATTAATATCCCTTTAGCCTGGTATTTAAAACCGCCTTTAGGATTAGTAAGTTTGACTACTAAAGAAAATTTACCCTGTCCAGTTACAGCTTGACAAGTATAGGATTTACTAAAGTTTTTCTCAACTTTATCTGGACAATTAACCGATCTAATAGTTGTGCCTATGTCTTTGCTTAAGAGTGTTTTTAAGCTTTTTTCTAACTTCTCACTATTCTTAGTTGCAGCCTGAGAATTGGCGGCTACAGTTGGTGTTTTTTTCTGAGGTTTAGTAGTTGAAGATGTTGAATTTCTCCCCAAGATTTTCACCGTAATTCCATTTGGATCTCCAGTCAGGTTGTTGAAAGTAATCGTAGCTGATTGACTTTTTCCCTCTTGATTTTTGACTTGACAATTGAGATAATCTCCACTATTGAAAATTAAAACTTCTCCAGAACAGGTTGCTTTTACATCTTCTCCTTGGCGATTTTTGACAGATGCTTCAATATTAGATTCTAGTTCAGTAATGTTAATTGCACCTTGTGGTTCATACTCGAATTGTTTGCCTTTATTAGTTAGTTTAACTGAGAAATTTCCATCAGGAGTAACTACAGAGCAAACAGATTTTTTACCTTTGGTAACTGAAGCTAAATTGGGACATTTTACAGAATTAATAGTTAGACCTAATTCTGTAGATAAGGAATTTTTGACTTCTGTTTCTAGAGATTCCGTGTCTAATTTAGATGAATTGTTCGGTGAAGTGGAAGTTGTAAGGTTGGGAGAATCACCTTCAATAATAATAGGTATTTCTCCTGAATTAGTTGAAGATGGAGATTTTTTCGGACGAGGTTTGGGCGAAATTTGGGTAATAGGTGTAACTGGTGGAGTTGTCGGAATAGGATCGAATACGGTGGTATTTTCCGGAGGAGATGTAGTTTGGGTGACAATTACTTGAGTTGGTTTTTCTTGAGTAGAATTGTTGCAACTGGTAAGAGCGATCGCTAATCCTAAAACCCCAACTTTTCGCCAGTAATAATTAAATAACATACGGTCAATTAATTTAATAGATAAATATTGCTTGTCTATGTTCGCTTGTCTGCATCTAAGTAGTTAGATTTTTTCAAATTTCTTTACAAATTGCGATCGCTACTTAAGCATCTAAGATAAGATTTATCTTTGATTTTGAACCACTCCAGACACAAAGTTCACAGAGTTAGAAAATAAGAGGATTTCACGAGTAAATCAGGAACTACATCTCGATATGGCTCAAAATAGCTAAAATTTCCCTTGCTGTTCTTTAAAATGCGATCGCAGGTAATAGTCTTTAACTAGACCAGATAAAATTGTGTCCCATACTCAAGGTATTGCGATCGGTTTTAGTATTAATTTGAATATAGAGATACTGATGTTAACAAAAAATTCTTATGTTGAGCGATTCTTCGACTAATGGAATAACTGCTGAACACCGCCAGGAATATGCGCGGCTAGTAGATTACTCTGGAGTATCATGTCTACCAGAGGTTTGGTCAATTGCGGCAGAAAAATTCGCCTCTACTCTAGCTTTATATAACCCTCACAGTCAACCAGAAATCAAGGTTACTTATAGTCAGCTTGGAGAGAAAATAAAGTTATTTGGGACAGGCTTACAGGTTTTAGGAGTTAAAGCCACAGATAGAGTCGCCTTAATTGCCGATAATAGCCCTAATTGGCTAGTTGCAGATCAAGGAATTATGACTGCTGGGGGTGTAGATGCCGTTCGCAGTTCTCAAGCAGAAACAGAAGAATTGCTTTATATTATCGAAAATAGTGGGAGTAAAGGTTTAGTAGTAGAAGATAGCAAGACTCTGAGCAAATTAGCCATATCTAATAGCTTAGATCGCTTACTAATTGAGTTTGTCATCCTGCTGTCAGATGAAACCCCACCGGAAGGAACTAGGTATAAAGTTTTAAACTTTCAGCAATTACTCGATATTGGTCGCAATTCCACCTTAAAACCAGTAATTCAACAACTAGAGACTTTGGCTACCTTAATGTACACTTCTGGGACTACCGGAAAACCAAAAGGAGTCATGCTCAGTCATGGTAACTTATTGCATCAAGTCACCGGATTTAGATCTGTAATACAGCCACAGATAGGCGATCGCGTTCTCAGTATTCTACCAACTTGGCACGTTTACGAGCGCGCTGTCGAATATTATTTGCTTTCTCAAGGCTGTACTCAAATATACACCAGCATTCGCTATTTTAAATCTGATATTAAAATACATCAACCTCAATACATGGCTGTTGTTCCTAGACTGTTAGAAGCAGTTTATGAAGGGGTAGAAAAACAGTTTCGCGAACAACCCGCTAACAAACAAAAACTAGTCAACTTCCTCTTAGACACTAGTAAGCGCTACATAGAAGCCAAAGAACTTTCCAATGGGGTTTACCTCGAAAACTTAGATCCATCACCCTTAAAACGCCTCCAAGCCACCTTACAAGCAACTGTATTAACCCCCCTG
Above is a genomic segment from Merismopedia glauca CCAP 1448/3 containing:
- a CDS encoding AMP-dependent synthetase/ligase; translated protein: MLSDSSTNGITAEHRQEYARLVDYSGVSCLPEVWSIAAEKFASTLALYNPHSQPEIKVTYSQLGEKIKLFGTGLQVLGVKATDRVALIADNSPNWLVADQGIMTAGGVDAVRSSQAETEELLYIIENSGSKGLVVEDSKTLSKLAISNSLDRLLIEFVILLSDETPPEGTRYKVLNFQQLLDIGRNSTLKPVIQQLETLATLMYTSGTTGKPKGVMLSHGNLLHQVTGFRSVIQPQIGDRVLSILPTWHVYERAVEYYLLSQGCTQIYTSIRYFKSDIKIHQPQYMAVVPRLLEAVYEGVEKQFREQPANKQKLVNFLLDTSKRYIEAKELSNGVYLENLDPSPLKRLQATLQATVLTPLHLLADKLVYEKVRAATGGKMKQFISGGGSLALHLDRFFEMVGIEILVGYGLTETSPVTNVRRPWRNLRGSAGPAIPGTEVKIVDPQTRQPLPQGSRGLVMLRGPQIMQGYYQNPEATAKAIDKEGWFDSGDLGWVTPDGDLVLTGREKDTIVLTNGENIEPQPIEDACLRSPYISQIMLVGQDRRSVGALIVPNLEALQQWAQTRNLHLSVSEETAPANTQVVDCNSKIVQDLLRQELNREVQNRPGYRLDDRIGPFRLILSPFSIENGMLTQTLKVRRPVVTERYRDIIDGMFKN
- a CDS encoding DUF4333 domain-containing protein, producing MLFNYYWRKVGVLGLAIALTSCNNSTQEKPTQVIVTQTTSPPENTTVFDPIPTTPPVTPITQISPKPRPKKSPSSTNSGEIPIIIEGDSPNLTTSTSPNNSSKLDTESLETEVKNSLSTELGLTINSVKCPNLASVTKGKKSVCSVVTPDGNFSVKLTNKGKQFEYEPQGAINITELESNIEASVKNRQGEDVKATCSGEVLIFNSGDYLNCQVKNQEGKSQSATITFNNLTGDPNGITVKILGRNSTSSTTKPQKKTPTVAANSQAATKNSEKLEKSLKTLLSKDIGTTIRSVNCPDKVEKNFSKSYTCQAVTGQGKFSLVVKLTNPKGGFKYQAKGILIPTKLGETISQEVENSTGKKVEVDCGETLIIFTPGESLGCQISTGKGEPQNIKVTIQDEYGKKVKVDYNLAG
- the recQ gene encoding DNA helicase RecQ — its product is MLSLSQALKHYFGYDCFRPGQEPAIAAALANRDVVAIMPTGGGKSLCFQLPALLKPGLTVVVSPLISLMQDQVVALQARGIGATFLNSTLGWQEIKARENDIFQGKTKLLYIAPERLLSPKGLEFLDAVKEKVGISSLAIDEAHCVSEWGHDFRPEYRQLGSLRRRYPDIPILALTATATQRVRKDIIQQLSLRNPEVNVSSFNRPNLYYEVIPKQKQSYAQLLQLIKRQKGSGIIYCLSRKKVEEVAFRLQKDRILALPYHAGMSDAERTENQTRFFQNEVQIIVATIAFGMGINKPDVRFVIHYNLPRNIESYYQEAGRAGRDGNPSRCTVLFGWGDLRIVNYLIDQKENPQEQRMSRQQLQKVVEYAEANECRRKMQLSYFGERFIGNCGSCDNCCNPKPTEDWTIEAMKFLSCVARCEERFGMNHIIDVLRGGVGKKIEQYGHHLLSTYGIGKDKTVDEWKNLGRSLVFQGLVDETADGYSVFKLNAQSWEVLKRQKQVFIPVNSAPQTSTRKFEADSLLVKLRSVSKQITKQFNDFTISDLTLKLLAQKPPQTLTEFQKICRLNTQEIPDSYSQLFAEIKQHLVQQNSFIPESLPDTPKYSHLLTLDLHQQGLNLEEIAHQRNLRPSTIATHLAELIAQKMPVDLNRLVKVEHQLLISSAIKEVGSDSLKTIYEYLNEKCSYSDIKLTLALWRQQHIK